The Fusobacterium perfoetens ATCC 29250 genome contains a region encoding:
- a CDS encoding tripartite tricarboxylate transporter substrate binding protein codes for MKIKKRILALLLSIFTIFGLIGCSQGKEVKVDPKYPKKPVEVIVGFSAGGGTDACARLVFQYAGKYFGQKFAIVNRPGASGEIAWTELSKAPTDGYTIGFINPPTFNSHPVQRPGCKYSMDSFKIIANMVTDPACFVVRANSPINSVNDLYDMAKNKNISIGYSGPGTSESLMLRQIEEIKKINLDKIPYDGSAPSVVALLGGHVDSVVMNVSEAITYTVDGSLKLIAVSSRDRVEAFPEVSTLAEQGLEVYNEAYRGVAAPAGIPDEYIAKIEDSIKKALQDPEFISKAKTQNLPLDYMGSEEFTNIILGIDSTLREEFKKGEW; via the coding sequence ATGAAAATTAAAAAAAGAATTTTGGCATTACTTTTATCTATTTTTACAATATTTGGATTAATTGGTTGTTCTCAAGGAAAGGAAGTAAAAGTTGATCCTAAATATCCTAAGAAACCAGTAGAGGTTATAGTTGGATTTTCTGCTGGTGGAGGAACAGATGCTTGTGCAAGACTTGTATTTCAATATGCTGGAAAATATTTTGGACAAAAATTTGCTATTGTTAATAGACCAGGAGCTTCTGGAGAAATTGCTTGGACTGAATTATCAAAAGCACCTACTGATGGTTATACAATAGGGTTTATTAATCCTCCAACTTTTAATTCTCATCCAGTACAAAGACCAGGATGTAAATATTCTATGGATAGCTTTAAAATAATTGCAAATATGGTTACAGATCCTGCTTGTTTTGTTGTTAGAGCTAATAGTCCAATTAATTCTGTAAATGATTTGTATGATATGGCAAAAAATAAAAATATTTCTATTGGATATTCAGGACCAGGAACATCTGAATCATTAATGTTAAGACAAATAGAAGAAATAAAAAAAATAAATCTTGATAAAATACCTTATGACGGATCAGCACCTTCAGTAGTAGCTTTATTAGGTGGACATGTGGATTCAGTTGTAATGAATGTATCTGAAGCTATTACTTATACAGTAGATGGTTCTTTAAAACTTATTGCTGTTTCTTCAAGAGATAGAGTAGAAGCATTTCCAGAAGTTTCAACATTAGCTGAGCAAGGATTAGAAGTTTATAATGAAGCTTATAGAGGAGTAGCTGCTCCTGCTGGGATACCAGATGAATATATAGCTAAAATAGAAGACTCAATAAAAAAGGCATTACAAGATCCAGAATTTATATCTAAAGCAAAAACTCAAAACTTACCACTAGATTATATGGGATCTGAAGAGTTTACAAATATTATTTTAGGAATAGATTCGACTTTAAGAGAAGAATTTAAAAAAGGAGAATGGTAA
- a CDS encoding pyridoxamine kinase, which produces MEKIVKKVAAIHDLSGFGRASLTNIIPILSTMGIQVCPLPTAILSTHTGGFTDFSFIDLTDNMEKMMEHWSKLDLEFDCIYSGFLGSHKQIDIVSKFIDRFGHKNNLTVIDPVLGDSGKLYSTMGNEMVEEMKKLITKADIITPNFTEVCLLLNKEYVENIDEETVKDYLIQLSKVGPKIVIATSVPESETIANEKYSNVIAYDRENDVFWKIRCKYIPASYPGTGDCYTSVVIGSLLQGDSLPIAIDRGTQFITQCIRASYGFKYQPREGILLERMLGILNMPVISNGYEILNRKK; this is translated from the coding sequence ATGGAAAAAATAGTAAAAAAAGTTGCTGCTATTCACGATTTATCTGGTTTTGGAAGAGCTTCCCTTACAAATATTATACCTATTTTATCAACTATGGGAATTCAAGTTTGCCCTCTTCCTACTGCAATTTTATCTACTCATACAGGAGGATTTACTGATTTTAGTTTCATTGATTTAACTGATAATATGGAAAAGATGATGGAACATTGGTCTAAATTAGATCTAGAATTTGATTGTATCTATTCTGGGTTCCTAGGTTCTCATAAACAAATAGATATAGTTTCTAAGTTTATAGACCGTTTTGGACATAAAAATAATCTTACTGTTATTGACCCTGTTCTTGGTGATAGTGGAAAATTATATAGTACAATGGGTAATGAAATGGTTGAAGAAATGAAAAAATTAATTACTAAAGCTGATATAATTACTCCTAACTTTACTGAAGTTTGTTTATTACTTAATAAAGAGTATGTAGAAAATATTGATGAAGAAACAGTAAAAGATTATTTAATCCAATTATCAAAGGTAGGTCCTAAGATAGTTATTGCTACTAGTGTACCTGAAAGTGAAACTATAGCTAATGAAAAATATTCTAATGTTATTGCATATGATAGAGAAAATGATGTTTTCTGGAAAATAAGATGTAAATACATTCCTGCTTCTTATCCTGGAACAGGAGATTGTTATACTAGTGTTGTTATTGGTAGCCTTTTACAAGGAGATAGTTTACCAATAGCTATTGATAGAGGAACACAATTTATAACTCAATGTATAAGAGCTAGTTATGGATTTAAATATCAACCTAGAGAAGGTATATTATTAGAAAGAATGTTGGGTATTTTAAATATGCCTGTAATTTCAAATGGATATGAAATCTTAAATAGAAAAAAATAA
- a CDS encoding uroporphyrinogen decarboxylase family protein, with the protein MNKIERIKAAISGEKVDKLPYAFWSHLPGIDLDPERLAKETYDFYKKYDIDFVKTMNNGMYSIEDFGCKVDYSQVPLGGVAKIVETPISCGDDWKKIKAVNITEGSLARELYSLEILLDMLKNEEVPVVFTAFSPLTTAEKLSSKMIRKHIQEGKGELIHKALEEITKTTCELVKKAIEMGASGIFLASQLTTFDEMTEEEYLEYGKPYDLKVLEAASEGWFNVIHAHGNNIMFDILKDYPVQVFNWHAWETLPEVEEAKDLTHKCLMGGIKRMDITNCNKNEVRNQIYKSIKILNRKSHILTPGCVIRYPLNEEMLKFVKIIKDEIENNLS; encoded by the coding sequence ATGAATAAAATAGAAAGAATAAAAGCAGCTATTTCAGGAGAAAAAGTAGATAAACTTCCATATGCTTTTTGGAGTCATTTACCAGGAATAGATTTAGACCCAGAAAGATTGGCAAAAGAAACATATGATTTTTATAAAAAATATGATATAGATTTTGTAAAAACCATGAATAATGGAATGTATTCTATTGAAGATTTTGGATGTAAAGTAGATTATTCACAAGTTCCATTAGGCGGAGTAGCAAAGATTGTAGAAACACCAATTTCTTGTGGAGATGATTGGAAAAAAATAAAAGCTGTTAATATAACAGAAGGATCTTTAGCAAGAGAACTTTATTCTTTAGAAATACTTCTTGATATGCTAAAAAATGAAGAGGTTCCTGTTGTATTTACTGCTTTCAGTCCATTGACTACTGCAGAAAAGTTATCTTCTAAAATGATAAGAAAACATATACAAGAAGGAAAAGGAGAACTTATTCATAAAGCTTTAGAAGAAATAACAAAAACAACTTGTGAATTAGTGAAAAAAGCTATTGAAATGGGAGCTTCTGGAATCTTTTTGGCTTCTCAATTAACTACATTTGACGAAATGACGGAAGAAGAATATCTTGAATATGGAAAACCATATGATTTAAAAGTATTAGAAGCTGCATCAGAAGGGTGGTTTAATGTTATTCATGCTCATGGGAATAATATTATGTTCGATATATTAAAAGATTATCCAGTACAAGTTTTTAACTGGCATGCTTGGGAAACTTTACCAGAAGTAGAAGAAGCTAAAGATTTAACTCATAAGTGTTTAATGGGTGGAATAAAAAGAATGGATATTACAAATTGTAATAAAAATGAAGTTCGGAATCAAATTTATAAATCTATAAAAATATTAAATAGAAAAAGTCATATTTTAACACCTGGTTGTGTTATTAGATACCCATTAAATGAAGAAATGTTAAAATTTGTAAAAATAATTAAAGATGAAATAGAAAATAATCTTAGTTAG
- a CDS encoding radical SAM protein produces METLKFVYGPIPSRRLGKSLGVSPIPQKTCNYSCIYCQLGRTNKMTNERQEFFKLEDIINEFKVYLKNSDVFDVVTVVGEGEPTLYSRLGELVRELKKLTDKPVAVITNGALLNDKKVQEDLMEADIVLPSINGYNEEISKKIDRPYGKIKFDETLKGIIEFSHLYEGELWLEIMLLDGINDSKESIAEYKKLLEKIKYTRVYLNTCVRPPAEPDVNMISKEKMQYAVEELGGISIDMLSSGSFFSEILDDYEAVLSLCKRHPMNQFELRSFLESRKVTEIDKMINKIEKDSKFNIINYKGIKTYRVK; encoded by the coding sequence ATGGAAACTTTAAAATTTGTATATGGTCCTATTCCTTCTAGAAGACTAGGAAAATCTCTAGGAGTTAGTCCTATACCTCAGAAAACTTGTAATTATTCTTGTATTTATTGTCAATTAGGAAGAACTAACAAAATGACTAATGAAAGACAAGAGTTTTTTAAATTAGAAGATATTATTAATGAATTTAAGGTTTATCTTAAAAATTCAGATGTTTTTGATGTAGTAACTGTAGTAGGAGAGGGAGAACCAACTCTTTATTCTAGATTAGGAGAACTTGTCAGAGAATTAAAAAAATTAACTGATAAACCTGTAGCTGTTATTACTAATGGCGCTTTATTAAACGATAAAAAAGTTCAAGAAGATTTAATGGAAGCTGATATAGTTTTACCATCTATCAATGGATACAATGAAGAAATTTCTAAAAAAATAGATAGACCTTATGGAAAAATAAAATTTGATGAAACTCTTAAAGGAATTATCGAATTTTCTCATCTATATGAAGGTGAACTTTGGTTAGAAATTATGTTACTTGATGGTATTAATGATAGTAAAGAATCTATTGCTGAATATAAAAAATTATTAGAAAAAATAAAATATACAAGAGTTTATCTTAATACTTGTGTTAGACCACCTGCTGAACCAGATGTTAATATGATTAGTAAAGAAAAAATGCAATATGCTGTTGAAGAATTAGGTGGAATATCTATTGATATGTTAAGTTCTGGCTCTTTCTTTAGTGAAATACTAGATGATTATGAGGCTGTATTAAGTCTTTGTAAAAGACATCCTATGAATCAATTTGAATTAAGAAGTTTTTTAGAAAGCAGAAAAGTTACTGAAATTGATAAAATGATAAATAAAATTGAAAAGGATTCTAAATTTAATATAATCAATTATAAAGGAATAAAAACTTATAGAGTTAAATAG
- a CDS encoding LysR family transcriptional regulator, translating into MNFTNLEYFLLLAEELNFTKAANKLYISQQSLSVHIAKLEKYFNIRLFDRNNPITLTPAGKCLYIRAKEIFETKSILETEMNNIKNNIIDEITIGATISRGSLILPFIIKKFQEEYPFTKINIFQESSSKKLEEALYKGKVDIIIGFTPSDITAITSVFFCKEEFLIVIPKKILEKYFPNKEGKIMKEFQKNLDFNLLKQCPFIKMDSKTYAGKVFDDIFKERKIKPNVHINISNIETMLSLCEEGLGIIIIPKIFITTPLREKNRGNFEEKNYYFSIQIPENNFTISLSYLKKKKLSFNGKEFIRIAKELAKEYNLE; encoded by the coding sequence ATGAATTTTACAAATTTAGAATACTTTCTTTTATTAGCAGAAGAATTAAATTTTACTAAAGCAGCGAATAAATTATATATTTCACAACAATCTTTGAGTGTTCATATAGCAAAATTGGAAAAATATTTTAATATAAGGTTATTTGATAGAAATAATCCAATAACTTTAACTCCAGCTGGAAAATGTTTGTATATTAGGGCAAAAGAGATATTCGAAACAAAAAGCATTTTAGAAACAGAAATGAATAATATAAAAAATAATATAATAGATGAAATAACAATAGGAGCGACAATTTCAAGAGGATCTTTAATATTGCCATTTATAATAAAAAAATTTCAAGAAGAGTATCCTTTTACTAAAATAAATATTTTTCAAGAGAGTTCTTCAAAAAAGTTAGAAGAAGCTTTATATAAAGGAAAAGTTGATATTATAATTGGATTTACTCCAAGTGATATAACAGCAATAACTAGTGTATTTTTTTGTAAAGAAGAATTTCTTATAGTAATTCCTAAAAAAATACTTGAAAAATATTTTCCTAATAAAGAAGGAAAGATTATGAAAGAATTTCAAAAAAATTTAGATTTTAATTTATTAAAACAATGTCCTTTTATAAAAATGGATTCAAAAACTTATGCTGGAAAAGTTTTTGATGATATTTTTAAAGAAAGAAAAATAAAGCCAAATGTTCACATAAATATTTCAAATATAGAAACAATGTTATCTTTATGTGAAGAAGGATTAGGAATAATTATTATTCCTAAAATATTTATTACTACACCATTAAGAGAAAAAAATAGAGGAAATTTTGAAGAAAAAAATTATTATTTTTCAATCCAAATCCCAGAAAATAATTTTACAATTTCATTAAGTTATTTAAAAAAGAAAAAATTATCATTTAATGGTAAAGAATTTATTAGAATAGCAAAAGAACTAGCAAAAGAATATAATTTAGAATAA
- the asnA gene encoding aspartate--ammonia ligase: protein MIQNYDCKLDLYETEVAIKKVKDYFERTLAYELNLTRVSAPLYVRRSSGMNDDLNGVERPVIFDTKWDKSEEFQVIHSLAKWKRMALKRYNFPIHTGLYTDMNAIRRDEDLDYIHSMYVDQWDWELIIKKEERTMETLKTIVKDIYKALRKTEEYLIREYPIFSKKLPYDIFFVTSQELEDMYPTLTPKEREDAITREHKAVFISQIGKILKSGEKHDGRAPDYDDWDLNGDILVWNPVLERALEISSMGIRVSEESLESQLKLSGHEERKELPFHKALLNKELPYTIGGGIGQSRICMFFLEKLHIGEVQASVWPDEMIEDFAKLGAHFL, encoded by the coding sequence ATGATACAAAACTATGATTGCAAACTAGATTTATATGAAACAGAAGTAGCTATAAAAAAAGTAAAAGATTACTTTGAAAGAACTCTAGCATATGAATTAAATTTAACAAGGGTTTCAGCACCACTTTATGTTAGAAGATCTTCTGGAATGAATGATGACTTAAATGGTGTGGAAAGACCTGTTATTTTTGATACTAAATGGGATAAAAGTGAAGAATTCCAAGTTATTCACTCTCTTGCTAAATGGAAAAGAATGGCTTTAAAAAGATATAACTTTCCTATTCATACAGGACTTTATACAGATATGAATGCTATAAGAAGGGATGAGGATTTAGATTATATTCATTCTATGTATGTTGATCAATGGGATTGGGAATTAATTATAAAAAAAGAAGAAAGAACTATGGAAACTTTAAAAACTATAGTTAAAGATATTTATAAAGCATTAAGAAAAACTGAAGAATATTTAATAAGAGAATACCCTATTTTTTCTAAAAAACTTCCTTATGATATTTTCTTTGTAACTTCTCAAGAATTAGAAGATATGTATCCAACTCTTACTCCAAAAGAAAGAGAAGATGCTATTACTAGAGAACATAAAGCTGTATTTATTTCTCAAATTGGAAAAATTTTAAAATCAGGAGAAAAACATGATGGTAGAGCTCCAGACTATGACGATTGGGATTTAAACGGAGATATTCTTGTTTGGAATCCTGTTCTTGAGCGTGCTCTTGAAATTTCTTCTATGGGAATTAGAGTAAGTGAAGAAAGTTTAGAATCTCAATTAAAATTATCTGGACATGAAGAAAGAAAAGAATTACCTTTCCATAAAGCTCTTCTTAATAAAGAACTTCCTTATACAATTGGTGGAGGAATTGGACAATCAAGAATATGTATGTTCTTTTTAGAAAAATTACATATTGGTGAGGTTCAAGCTTCTGTTTGGCCTGATGAGATGATAGAAGACTTTGCAAAATTAGGGGCTCATTTCTTATAA
- a CDS encoding tripartite tricarboxylate transporter TctB family protein codes for MEKFQKKYIAVIIIYIVTFSFFIQSFSLIKDAGLFPRLISGVLIFLNTLYALEIYRGKDNKKKKKDDMLPNKLVGIIVLSTLYVILVNFLGYVITTLIYLPVTMKYLGIKNNKIIFLSSIISVVVIYLCFVTLLDVPIPTGILGI; via the coding sequence ATGGAAAAATTTCAAAAAAAATATATAGCAGTAATTATAATATATATTGTTACTTTTTCTTTTTTCATTCAATCTTTTTCATTAATAAAAGATGCAGGATTATTTCCAAGATTAATATCAGGAGTATTAATTTTTCTTAATACTCTTTATGCTTTGGAGATATATAGAGGAAAAGATAATAAAAAGAAGAAAAAAGATGATATGTTACCTAATAAATTAGTTGGAATTATAGTTCTTTCTACATTATATGTTATACTTGTTAATTTTTTAGGATATGTTATTACAACATTAATTTATTTACCAGTAACTATGAAATATTTAGGAATAAAAAATAATAAGATTATATTCTTATCCTCTATAATAAGTGTTGTTGTTATTTATTTGTGTTTTGTTACATTGCTTGATGTTCCTATTCCTACAGGAATATTAGGTATATAA
- a CDS encoding M24 family metallopeptidase has translation MSILIECIKKRIENLTKFMKDKNINFIIINNPENIFYYTNFNPILYSNPPFVIIKDNGECIILLHSIREFHAKGTKDLYGKMLFYGFWGETEVIGRTFQEAILKILGMKKIKLGIEMESFNLKTFFELKEKLNIENIFDITEFIKYQRMIKDIYEIACIKKAAELSDLGVQTVINFLEKGYSEMEACTEAHYKMRKKWQEKYFDYEISGFGSKENGQIDSLNVWCMSNERIIYGCDCPINYKVKSGDLVLPMAWARIGGYAAETERTIFIEELTEEKNKLYETVLEVREKVFSMIKPNIIIENLYIEAIKIFREKGFNKFLPGRIGHGIGLSTHGFPSITLGNKEVLKENMILTIEPGIMMKEYGIRHSDTILITKEGFEFLTKLERGKIKINKE, from the coding sequence ATGAGTATATTAATAGAGTGTATAAAGAAAAGAATAGAAAACTTAACAAAATTTATGAAAGATAAAAATATAAATTTTATTATAATAAATAATCCTGAAAACATATTCTATTATACTAATTTTAATCCTATTTTATACAGTAATCCTCCTTTTGTAATAATAAAAGATAACGGAGAATGTATAATACTATTACATTCTATAAGAGAATTTCATGCTAAAGGAACAAAAGATTTATATGGTAAAATGTTATTTTATGGATTTTGGGGAGAAACAGAAGTTATTGGAAGAACTTTTCAAGAAGCAATACTAAAAATTTTAGGAATGAAAAAAATAAAACTTGGTATAGAAATGGAAAGCTTTAATTTAAAGACATTCTTTGAATTAAAAGAAAAATTAAATATTGAAAATATTTTTGATATTACAGAATTTATAAAATATCAAAGAATGATAAAAGATATTTATGAGATTGCTTGTATAAAAAAAGCTGCTGAATTAAGTGATTTAGGGGTTCAAACAGTAATAAACTTTCTTGAAAAAGGATATTCAGAAATGGAAGCTTGTACAGAAGCACATTATAAAATGAGAAAAAAATGGCAAGAAAAATATTTTGATTATGAAATAAGTGGTTTTGGAAGTAAAGAAAATGGACAAATTGATTCTTTAAATGTATGGTGTATGTCAAATGAAAGGATAATATATGGATGTGATTGTCCTATAAATTATAAAGTGAAGAGTGGAGATTTGGTTTTGCCTATGGCATGGGCAAGAATAGGTGGATATGCAGCAGAAACAGAAAGAACAATTTTTATTGAAGAATTAACAGAAGAAAAAAATAAACTTTATGAAACAGTTTTGGAAGTAAGAGAAAAAGTATTTTCCATGATAAAACCAAATATTATAATTGAAAATTTATATATAGAAGCAATAAAAATTTTTAGAGAAAAAGGATTTAATAAATTTTTACCTGGAAGAATAGGACATGGAATTGGTTTATCAACTCATGGATTTCCATCTATTACTTTAGGAAATAAGGAAGTATTGAAAGAAAATATGATATTAACTATAGAACCAGGGATAATGATGAAAGAATATGGAATTAGACATTCTGATACAATCTTAATAACAAAAGAAGGATTTGAGTTTTTAACTAAATTAGAGAGAGGAAAAATAAAAATAAATAAGGAGTAA
- a CDS encoding tripartite tricarboxylate transporter permease — protein sequence MEHFFNAIPLVFNFSAILISLLGVVLGIIIGALPGLSSTMGVALFIPVTYMMKPSTGLVFLGAIYMASTYGGSISAILINTPGTPSAVITALDGFELTKQGKGGEALSMATIASGIGGIISVFALMFISPPLSKLVIKFGAAEMFLLSILGLTIIVSLSKDSLVKGLMVGLFGMLISVVGIDGITGEYRYTYDILSLFGGVNTVATVIGVYSTSQVFKLAAQKRSTIQYDYDGSAKLNLVGIKDIIRNSFNFIRSGIIGTIVGILPGAGVSIASALAYNASKSTSKTPELYGEGSIDGLAASECANNGVVGGSLVPLLTLGIPGNTVSAVFLGGLIIHGLQPGPQLFTKHGDIAYALFIGLFFATILMTIVGLSGAKIFAKISVMPTNVIAPIIMALCVIGAFSISNNSFNIYVMFFFGLLGLAMSELNFFQAPFVLGLVLGPITEQEFRRALLISKGDYGVFVGSPISILLVISIIGFLVYPYIREAKLKKQK from the coding sequence ATGGAACATTTTTTTAATGCAATACCTTTGGTATTCAATTTTTCAGCTATTCTTATTTCTCTTTTAGGAGTTGTTTTAGGAATTATTATAGGAGCTTTACCAGGATTATCTTCTACAATGGGAGTAGCTCTTTTTATACCTGTAACATATATGATGAAACCTTCTACAGGATTAGTATTTTTAGGAGCTATATACATGGCTTCAACTTATGGAGGGTCAATATCAGCTATTTTAATTAATACACCAGGAACACCTTCAGCTGTAATAACAGCTCTTGATGGATTTGAATTAACTAAACAAGGAAAAGGAGGAGAAGCTTTATCAATGGCGACAATAGCTTCTGGAATTGGTGGAATTATATCTGTTTTTGCTTTAATGTTTATATCCCCACCACTATCAAAACTTGTTATAAAATTTGGAGCTGCAGAAATGTTTTTATTGTCTATTTTAGGATTGACAATAATTGTAAGTTTATCTAAAGATTCTTTAGTAAAAGGATTAATGGTTGGATTATTTGGAATGTTAATATCTGTTGTAGGAATAGATGGAATAACAGGTGAATACAGATATACTTATGATATTCTTTCTCTTTTTGGTGGGGTAAATACAGTAGCTACAGTTATTGGAGTTTATTCAACATCACAGGTTTTTAAGCTTGCTGCTCAAAAGAGAAGTACTATTCAATATGACTATGATGGGTCAGCAAAACTTAATTTAGTAGGAATAAAAGATATAATAAGAAATTCTTTTAATTTTATTAGATCAGGAATAATAGGAACAATAGTAGGAATTTTACCAGGAGCTGGAGTAAGTATAGCCTCTGCTTTAGCTTATAATGCTTCAAAATCTACTTCAAAAACTCCAGAGCTTTATGGAGAGGGAAGTATAGATGGATTAGCAGCTTCTGAATGCGCTAATAATGGGGTTGTTGGAGGATCACTAGTACCATTATTAACTTTAGGAATACCAGGAAATACAGTATCAGCTGTATTTTTAGGAGGATTAATAATACATGGACTACAACCAGGTCCACAGTTATTTACAAAACATGGAGATATAGCATATGCTTTATTTATAGGATTATTTTTCGCAACAATTTTAATGACAATAGTGGGACTATCAGGAGCAAAAATATTTGCTAAGATATCAGTTATGCCAACTAATGTTATAGCACCTATTATAATGGCTCTTTGTGTAATTGGAGCATTTTCAATTAGTAATAATAGTTTTAATATTTATGTTATGTTCTTCTTTGGACTTTTAGGTTTAGCAATGTCCGAACTAAATTTTTTCCAAGCACCATTTGTTTTAGGATTAGTTTTAGGACCTATAACAGAGCAAGAATTTAGAAGAGCTCTTTTAATTAGTAAAGGAGATTATGGAGTATTTGTAGGAAGTCCTATTTCAATACTATTAGTAATTTCTATTATTGGATTTCTTGTATATCCATATATAAGAGAAGCTAAATTAAAAAAACAAAAGTAA